The Streptomyces sp. NBC_00569 genomic sequence GGCGGACGGTCTGGCCGCCTCATTACGCCGGTGCCACGGCCGTAACGGTCGCAACTCGCAGGCGTTGTTGACCGTGGGGATAATGGGACCGATCCATCGCCCTCAGACGCCGAGCCGCACCAGCACGCGGCCGGACCGGAAGGAGCGGTATGAGACAGCAGAGACTGGCCACTGTGGGTGCGGCGCTGTGTACAGCCGCAGCGCTAGGCCTGACAGTGCCACCTGTCGCCGCAGCCGTCCCTGATCAGTGTTCCTACCTCTCGTCCGCGTCTCGGCCCACGGTGATGGTCGGGGACACCGGGGTGGGGGTAAAGCAGGCTCAGTGCTTGAGCAACGCGTGGGGAGGCGAGCCGCCCAAGCTCACCCTCGACGGGGTCTTTGACTCGGTCATGCTGAAGAAGATCGAGTGGATCCAGGGGTGCCACGGTCTCCCGGCGAGCGGCATCATCGAGGACCGCACCTGGCAAGTGCTCTACCACCCGGCCCTGGACTGCTACAACCCCTATCCTGAGCAGCCGATTGCCCCCCGAATGGGCGAGGACGTCGCGAGCCTGGTGAGGATGTCGGGCGACAACCATCGCGCGAACGTCGCGTCTGCCCTGATTGGCCGTCCTAGACGGGTGCAACCACAAACTCGGTACTGGGCAGCACAGATTCCGAAATCCGCTCCGCGCTGGGCGTCCGCGAGCTGGATCCCGACAGTGTGGCCACCGTCGTCGTGGTTCACCTCGCATGCGACGGATGGGGAAGGCCAGTTGGCCTTCCCCATCCGTCGCATTTCGAAGCGGTCAGTTAGTCCGCCATCTCATGGGCGGTGCGGAACTCGTGGTCAGGCTGCGGGAACTGATCCCACAGGATCTGTGAGCGGATCTCTCCGCTGAGTTCCCCGACGAGGAAGCGGGTCACGGTCATGTCGTATCGCTCCCACTCCTCGCCGGACTCGTCGTTGATCAGGATAGGGCGGGTGTCGGGGTCGTCACCCGGCTGCATGAGCCAGTACAGGTACTCGCCGTTGTCCGTGGTTGCCCAGCAGATCAGGCGGCTGCCCTCGGCCTCCAGCTCGGCCGGCTTGTCCTCGAACTGCCACAGGGAGTCGTTGGCCTCCTCGCGTTCCGCCGAGATCTTGATCAGGTCGTAGACGTCATTGCGGCATCCCGGCTCCAGGAGCAGCAGGTAGCCGTCGATGAAGCCGCCGCCTCCGTAGGCTTCGATGAGTTCCTTGTAGTCCCCGGGCAGCGCGCTCTGCAGGGTGCTTTCGGCGGCGTTCCAGTCCGGAACCTGGCCGCTGCCGTGGGGCCGCGGCAGCAGCTCGGTGAGCTGGGTCAGGTCGGGGTTCATCTGTTGAGTCCTTTCGTCACCGCTTGCGGTTCCAGATCGTGAAGATGTTGGTTCCATCGCCGTCACTGCCGTGCGGACGCATCTGGAAGCCGTTGTTGCCGTGGGCCTCGATGGTCACACCGAGGGGAATTTTCGCATTGTCGTCGGCGTAGATGGGCGTCACGCTGTACTGGATGATCTCACCGTCTCTGGCGGCGTTGCGGACCTGCAGTTCGACCTGCCGCATGACGGGCGAGTTGGCGTAGCTGTGCATGGTGACGAAGTTGCGCGGGTCTTTGTTGGATCCGCCGATCATGGCTGCGAGTAGGTGGGCGCGGTTGTATCCCTTACCGGATTCCCAGCCGGCCGGGTCGACCTGTGGGCCGGTTTTGCCGCCGAGCATGTCCTTGGTGATGGTGGCGTGCATCGACGTAGCACGGTTGTGCGGGCCGAGGTTGCCGTATTGGACCCGGTCGCCCCAGGTGACGTCGTTCTCGTCGCAGGGGGTGAGCCCGAGCGGGTCGCTGAGTGAGTGCGGGTTGTCGACGTAGGCGAGTGGATTGGGAGCAGGGGGCAGTCCGAGCGGGTCTGGGGTGAGGTAGCGGGCTGACTCGGGGTCGTAGTGGCGGTAGTAGTTGTAGTGCAGGCCCGTTTCGGGGTCGTAGTACTGGCCGGGAAAGCGCAGGGGGGTGTAGGCGGAGGCGTTCTTGTTCCAGGTGGTGGCGCCCCAGAGGGTGGCGCGGGTGCGCCAGGCGATGGTGCCTGACTCGTCGATCAGTTCGGTGGGGGTGCCGATCTGATCGGTGATGATGGCGAAGAAGCGTTGGTCGATGGCTTCTTGCGGTGCGGTGGCAAGGGATTTGGTCTCCGTCTGGGCGACGGGGGTGTGGCCGTCGTGGTCCCAGGTGAAGGTGATGAGTTCCGGGGCGTTCGTGGTGTGGACGGTCTGTTCGCACAGGGTGGTGCCGTCCCACGTGAACGTGGTGCGCTCCAGGACTCTCTGGCCGTCTGGGGCCATTCGGAGTTTGGCGGTGCGTCGGCCCAGAGCGTCGTACGTGTAGCGCCAGCGTGTGTTGTCCGGGGCTGTGCAGCCGATCAGTTGGTCTTCTGCGTTCCATTCATAGCGCCAGCTGTCGGGCTTGTGGGAGAGCCGGGTTTTCTGGCGAAGGGTGACGCGGCCCAGGGCGTCGTGTTCGTAGCGGACGTTGCCGGCTCTGGTGAGGCGGGTGCCGGTGTAGGTGCGTGGCCCTGTGGCGTCCGGGCTGGCATGCCGTGTGGGCCAGGTAGCGGCTGTCTGGTTGCCCATCGCGTCGTAGGTATAGGTCTCGCTCCAGTTCGCAGCACGCACGCCGGTGACCCGCCCGCCTGTATCGAGGTCGAAGCGGCGCGGGCCGGAGTGGAGGTCGTCGGTGCCGGTGAGGTGGCCGTCGGCGCGATGGGTGTAGGTCCTGCGCTGGATCAGGCGGTGGTCGGTGCCGGTGGTGACGGCCTGGCCGGTCAGGCGGCCTGAGGGTCCGTAGGTGCTGGTGAGGGTGGCGAACTCGCCGACGGTGCGGATGAGTTCCCGGCCGGCTGCGTCGTAGGTGAAGCCGATGGTGTGGCCGGATGAGGTCATGCGTGGTGGGCTGTCCGCCCCGGCATGGGTCCAGGTGGTCACTACGCCTGAGGGCGTGGTCCGGCTCTGGCGTCGTCCGGCCTGGTCGTATGTGAAGCGCAGGACGGCGCCGTCCACCGTCTGAGCGGCCAGTCGGCCGGCTGGGTCGTAGGAGAACTCCAGGCTGCTGTCTGGGGTGGTGGCGTGAGTCATCCGAGAGGCCGCGTCGTAGCGGTACTCCGTGCGCCGGCCGTCAGCCGCTTTCGCTGTCAGTTGGCCGACGTCGTCGAAGGCATAGGTGGCGGTCTGACCGGCGGCGTCGGTGCGGGCTATGGGCTGGCCGGCCGCATCATAAGCGTAGCGGGTGGTGCGGTCATCGAAATCGGTCTCAGCGATCAGACGCCCCGCCGCGTCGTAGGCGTAACTCCAGGTGTGGCCTTGAGCGTTGGTGACGCGGGTGAGGCGCTGCTCGGTGTCGTAGCGGAAGTGGTGCTGCGAGCCGTCCGGGGAGATGCGGGCTGCCGGCAGGTCGAAGGGACCGTAGTCGATGCGAGTGTGCGCGCCGAGCGGGTTCGTATGGCTCGTGCAGTTTCCCTCCCCGTCCCAGGCCCACGACTCACGGGCACCATCTGGTGTGGTGCGACTCAGCAGTCGCCCTTCGGCGTCCCAGGCCAGGGCGGTCACGTGCCCGAGCGGGTTGATGAGTTCGACGGCGCGGCCCAAGAGGTCGTAGCAGCCCCGGGTGGTCGCGCCGCGCGGGTCAGTGACCGTGAGGGGCAGCCCGGCAGCGTTGGTCTCCACGGTGGTGGTGGCGCCGTGCGGGTCGGTGGCACTCGCGACGGCTCCGGTGGTGTGATGGGTGAAGCGGTGGACGGCGCCGTCGGGTTCGACCAGGAGTGTGCGGTTGCCGCGGGCGTCGAATCCCTGCCGGGTCTGAGCGCCGTCGGGGCCTATCAGTTCCACCGGCAGGTGCAGGTCGTTGTAGGCGATGCGGGTGGTGGCGCCGTCGGCTGTCTGTGTTCGGACCAGGTCGCCGGAGTCGTTCCACTCCCAGTGGGTGGTGCGGCCCAGGGGGTCGGTTCGGGAGAGGAGATGGTCGTGGCGGTCCCATTGCTGTCGGGTGGTGTGGCCGAGCGGATCGGTGATGGCGATGATCTGGCCGCGCCGGTTGGCGCGATAGACCATGGAGTGGTCCAGGGAGTCGGTGTATGTGACGGTGCTGGTGCCGTCCTCATCTGGGCCGGCATAGGTCAGGCGCGCGTTGAGAATGTTGTCGGTGCCGTGGGTGGTAATGACGCGGTGCTGGTCGTCGTAGCTGTAGGCGTAGACCGTGTCGTTGCTGTCGCGCCAGCCGGTGATGCGGTGAGCCGCGTCGTAGGTGAAGTGGAGCGGAGCATCCAGCGCGGTGCGCACCTCGTCCAGGTCGCCCGCGGTGACGGGCGCCTGTCCGCTGGGGGTGTCAGCAGTGTCGCCCCGGTCCTCGTAGCGAAAGCTGCGCAGGCGCGTGGAGCCTTCGTCGGTGAGCATGCGCAGGCCGGTGACGCGGCGGCGCTCTGCGTGCGTGTCGATCTGGACGCTGTAGCCGCCTGAGTGGACGACCAGTACGGGGACGTCGTCATCAGTGCGCTCGATGGCAACGCTGTTGCCGTTGCGGTCCTCGATCGTGGACAACCACCACAGCCCGTCGTGCTGAAGGGAGGGTTCGAAATGACGGGTCAGGCCCGTGAAGGGGTCCTGTACGGTCAGTGAGTAGGCAGTGCCGCGGGTGACGTAGGTCAGTGGCAGGCGGGCACCCGCGGCTGGTTGAACGCGGTCGCCCGGCAGGTCGGGACGCCGCGGGTAGACCAAAATAGAACCGTCCTCGCGGTACCACCAGATCCCGCCCCATTCAGTGTTGGCCTCGAGCCGTTCGTCGAGAGTGGAAGCCCAGGACGGGCCGAAGAAGCGTCCCGCGTCATATCCGGACAGGTGGGTGCGGCGCAGCACCAGCGGCAGCACTCCGGGAAGTTCTACGTCGGTCTGGGCGAGGATCATCTGACCGCTGGCCATGTCGATCGGGTCGCCACAGGTTTCCCGCGCATTCAGGGGGCGGGCCTGCCTCGACAGCCTGGTCGAGTCGATCTTCAGCCCGCTGGGCTTGCGCCCAGCACCGGAGGCATCGCCGTGGCCTGAGCCGCCGCCCGCGTCACCCTTATTGACGTGAATGTTGCGGGCCTTGTCGCGGACACCGATGTCGTTGTGCTTGTGCAGCTTGGAGGCGGCTTTGACACGTTCCGGGACGGTCTCGGTGACATGCTTGGAGATTTTGCCAAGGGCCTTCTCTGAGCCCTTGAGCGCACCGTGCAGGACACTGTCGAAGGCTTGTGTGAACGGGTCGCGGCCCTTGCTGCGGCCGAACGCTCCCTTGGCCCGCGACAGCGGCGAGGCCGCACCCAAGTGCATCTCGCCGCCGTGCCGTGAAACCTTCCCCGCACCGTCCTCGAACTCAAAGTGATCGATCCTGGTGGCCTTCTCGCCTCCCCCGGCACCACTGCCGCTGGAGCCGCCAGCCGACGCGAGCTGCAACCCACCGTGCCCGCCATGCCCCCCGTGCCCCCTGCCTCCACTGGCGGGCGGCACGGAGAATGCCCCCTCCGCGAGGTCGAGGACCATGTCCTCGACCATCGCCTCCAGCTTGGCGTTGACGGGCTCAGTTATCTTGGCCAGGACCTCGTCCACAACCCGGTCCACAGCCTCGTCGATGATCCTCTTGACCACCTGACGCATCGCGGTGACCTCAGCTGCTCCGATCAGTGCGGACAGGCCACCGGTGACTACGGCGAGTCCTGCCGAGATCCCCACCGAGGCAGCCATGATGGCGAGTTCGGCCTCGGCCTTGGTCTTCATTCCGAAGATGATCTCCGCGAGCACATCACAGGCGTCCGCGAACAAACGTGCGAGCTCGGGGAGTTTCTCCAGATGGCTGGCCTTGACCTGGCTCCAGTGCTTCTCCATCGCATCGACAGCCCAGCCCTCGGAAGAGGACAGGATCCGAGAGACCGCCTTGTGCGCGTCACCGCCATGGCCTTCGAATTTCTCCGCGAACTCCCGCATGGCATCCGCCATTTCACGGTAGTCGTCCTCGTCCACATTCGGGAAGTTGATCCCGATGAAGTCCAGAACCTCGTCCAGCCAGCCCGGGATCGTGTAGCCCATCCCCGCATCCTCCCCCTTGGTCCCCACTCTGCCCACGAACGCAAAATTGCCGCCTACGCGATCAAGAACTCTAGTCGGCAGCAGTGACAGCGACGCAAGTGGGAACGAGGTCACCCTGTCCGCACTGGAGGCACTCCTCGAAACGGCGGTTGGGAGTACGACAGCTGGGTTAGGGCGGAGGGCGGCCAGGCCTCAGTGTGGCTGATGCTCAGTCGTCGTCGTCCAGCAGTCGGAGTGTGGTGCGCGAGCCCGAACTCGTGGTCAGGGAGGTGCGCCACGGTGATCCTCTGCGTCACCGTGGAGAGCGGCTCGGACCGCCTGGTAAACGTCTCCACACGCAACGGCCCGTCCACAAACACCGTCACCGAGCACGGTTGCGCCGAGCAGTCTCAAGAACGACCCGGCGTCACCGATCGAGAGCCACAGCGCGGCCCGCCCCTCGGCGACTCACTCGCGCAAAGGTGCCTGTGGGGCAATTGAGCCGGGAGGAGGGCAAGGGTCGCGTGAGGTCCCCCAGGATTTACGCTGCTGCCTCGGCGTGATCGCTCCAAGCACGCCGACGCAGCGGTTCGGCTCTGAGCGGGACAGTCTTGTCAGCGTGCGAGGGTGACCGTCACCGGCGCGTTGGGGCAGGGTGCCGCGTTCTCGGCAAGCGCGGCCTCTTCCGACGAATCGATCGCGAGCTGCCAGCGCACCTTCACAGTGATCCAGTCAGTGATGTACTCGCACCGGTCCCCGTCAAATGGTGGCATCCAGGTGGACGGGTCCTGGTCCGCCTTGGAGCGGTTCGACTGCGCCGACACAGCAATGAGAGAGCGCTCGTCACGGAGCCGGATAGCCCTGGTGCGGGGCCTTTAACATCTGTGGCTGTGGGCCCTTGTGCTGATGCCCCGGCAGGATTCGAACCTGCGACACCCGCTTTAGGAGTTCGACCCAGCAGCCACTCTGGTCGACTGCGGGCAGGCCTGCACCGATACCTATGACCGCCCGAAGTTGCCGGCGTCTGGCACCGTTGATGTCAGCCGGTGATGTCAGGCGACACTGCCTGGTCGGTTACGGACGACGGTAGGCGGCACGGTCGGTTCCGGGTACCGGGGCCAAGGGTCCCGGGCTCACGTGCCGGGGGAACGGAAGGCGACTTGCTGACGGGCGGCCTCGTCGATCTCGTCGAGGGTGAGGAGAGGGGTGGCCCGGGTGTGGAGGGCTCCGCTGGCTTTGACGGTGAGGCTGACGGCGGCCATGGAGACCGGGTCGGGGAAGTCGACGATAAGTACGATGTCGTCCTCCCCGAAGGCGAAGTACATGGCCTCGACCTGCCCGCCGAGGTTGGTGACGACATGGTCGACGGCGGCGCGACGGCTACTCGCGCCTTCCTTGAGCAGACCCTTGGTGCCCTCGGGCGTGTAGGTGGCCTGGATGAGGAACTTCGGCATAGGGGTGCTTCCTGCCCATCGTTTGTCCGGTGTGGAATGACCTTCCCGCTGTCACATCGGCCGCTACGCGCGGAACCGCTTGGTTCACTCGTTAGAACCTGCCCCCGCATCAACGTGCGGCGTAGTCCCACATCGCGGCGACGAACCTTGCACCTGCCGGAGATATTGTCCGTGCAGGTCACAGCCCCGTTCCCCTGTCACGCTCCCCTGACACGGCCTGATCACCAGTGTGCTGGAGCGGCTTCCCCCTGCAGGCCGCCGCCTTCACGCCGGCAGGTGGCGGCGGCTGCGAGCGACGGTTCCGTGTCACGTTCCGCTTGTTGAGCCGGCTGCGGGACGAGGCACGTGCGTGCGGTTGTGGATCTCGACGGCGAGGGGCGTGG encodes the following:
- a CDS encoding peptidoglycan-binding domain-containing protein; protein product: MVGDTGVGVKQAQCLSNAWGGEPPKLTLDGVFDSVMLKKIEWIQGCHGLPASGIIEDRTWQVLYHPALDCYNPYPEQPIAPRMGEDVASLVRMSGDNHRANVASALIGRPRRVQPQTRYWAAQIPKSAPRWASASWIPTVWPPSSWFTSHATDGEGQLAFPIRRISKRSVSPPSHGRCGTRGQAAGTDPTGSVSGSLR
- a CDS encoding SMI1/KNR4 family protein — protein: MNPDLTQLTELLPRPHGSGQVPDWNAAESTLQSALPGDYKELIEAYGGGGFIDGYLLLLEPGCRNDVYDLIKISAEREEANDSLWQFEDKPAELEAEGSRLICWATTDNGEYLYWLMQPGDDPDTRPILINDESGEEWERYDMTVTRFLVGELSGEIRSQILWDQFPQPDHEFRTAHEMAD
- a CDS encoding DUF6531 domain-containing protein, translated to MGYTIPGWLDEVLDFIGINFPNVDEDDYREMADAMREFAEKFEGHGGDAHKAVSRILSSSEGWAVDAMEKHWSQVKASHLEKLPELARLFADACDVLAEIIFGMKTKAEAELAIMAASVGISAGLAVVTGGLSALIGAAEVTAMRQVVKRIIDEAVDRVVDEVLAKITEPVNAKLEAMVEDMVLDLAEGAFSVPPASGGRGHGGHGGHGGLQLASAGGSSGSGAGGGEKATRIDHFEFEDGAGKVSRHGGEMHLGAASPLSRAKGAFGRSKGRDPFTQAFDSVLHGALKGSEKALGKISKHVTETVPERVKAASKLHKHNDIGVRDKARNIHVNKGDAGGGSGHGDASGAGRKPSGLKIDSTRLSRQARPLNARETCGDPIDMASGQMILAQTDVELPGVLPLVLRRTHLSGYDAGRFFGPSWASTLDERLEANTEWGGIWWYREDGSILVYPRRPDLPGDRVQPAAGARLPLTYVTRGTAYSLTVQDPFTGLTRHFEPSLQHDGLWWLSTIEDRNGNSVAIERTDDDVPVLVVHSGGYSVQIDTHAERRRVTGLRMLTDEGSTRLRSFRYEDRGDTADTPSGQAPVTAGDLDEVRTALDAPLHFTYDAAHRITGWRDSNDTVYAYSYDDQHRVITTHGTDNILNARLTYAGPDEDGTSTVTYTDSLDHSMVYRANRRGQIIAITDPLGHTTRQQWDRHDHLLSRTDPLGRTTHWEWNDSGDLVRTQTADGATTRIAYNDLHLPVELIGPDGAQTRQGFDARGNRTLLVEPDGAVHRFTHHTTGAVASATDPHGATTTVETNAAGLPLTVTDPRGATTRGCYDLLGRAVELINPLGHVTALAWDAEGRLLSRTTPDGARESWAWDGEGNCTSHTNPLGAHTRIDYGPFDLPAARISPDGSQHHFRYDTEQRLTRVTNAQGHTWSYAYDAAGRLIAETDFDDRTTRYAYDAAGQPIARTDAAGQTATYAFDDVGQLTAKAADGRRTEYRYDAASRMTHATTPDSSLEFSYDPAGRLAAQTVDGAVLRFTYDQAGRRQSRTTPSGVVTTWTHAGADSPPRMTSSGHTIGFTYDAAGRELIRTVGEFATLTSTYGPSGRLTGQAVTTGTDHRLIQRRTYTHRADGHLTGTDDLHSGPRRFDLDTGGRVTGVRAANWSETYTYDAMGNQTAATWPTRHASPDATGPRTYTGTRLTRAGNVRYEHDALGRVTLRQKTRLSHKPDSWRYEWNAEDQLIGCTAPDNTRWRYTYDALGRRTAKLRMAPDGQRVLERTTFTWDGTTLCEQTVHTTNAPELITFTWDHDGHTPVAQTETKSLATAPQEAIDQRFFAIITDQIGTPTELIDESGTIAWRTRATLWGATTWNKNASAYTPLRFPGQYYDPETGLHYNYYRHYDPESARYLTPDPLGLPPAPNPLAYVDNPHSLSDPLGLTPCDENDVTWGDRVQYGNLGPHNRATSMHATITKDMLGGKTGPQVDPAGWESGKGYNRAHLLAAMIGGSNKDPRNFVTMHSYANSPVMRQVELQVRNAARDGEIIQYSVTPIYADDNAKIPLGVTIEAHGNNGFQMRPHGSDGDGTNIFTIWNRKR
- a CDS encoding GYD domain-containing protein; translation: MPKFLIQATYTPEGTKGLLKEGASSRRAAVDHVVTNLGGQVEAMYFAFGEDDIVLIVDFPDPVSMAAVSLTVKASGALHTRATPLLTLDEIDEAARQQVAFRSPGT